Genomic segment of Verrucomicrobium sp.:
AGGGTCCGACCGCCGGAAGCGCCAGGAAGCCTGGGAAAAGGAACAGGCGATCCGCCTGGCCCATCGCGGACAGTTCGACGAGATTTTCCGCCGCCAGGTCGATCTGCGCCAACAGCAGGCGCAGAACGCCCGCTTCACCTTCCACCAGGAAGACGGCCGCAAGGCGGGAGACTACCTCCGCTTCAACTTTTCGGAGAAAGAGGCCCGCTACACGCCGGAGGACATCGAGACGCTCCACCAGGCCATCGCGGACTACATGGTCCCCTTCGTCCGGTCCTACCAGGAAGACCGGCGCAAGCGGCTCGTCGCCGACGGGCAGCTGCGCCCCCGCGAGAAAATGCGCCCCTGGGACATGACGGCCGAGCCGGGCACACGGACCCCGCTGCAGCCCTTCCTGGACGAGCGCGATTTCAACAAGAAGCTCGTGGCCCTGGCCCACGCCATCGACCCCCGGCTGACCCCGCCGGTGACCGAGGCGATCCTCGACGGCCGCCTCGACATCGGCGACCGCAAGGGGAAGACCGCCTGTTACGGCTTCTGCCAAGTCCTCCCCCTTTCCCGCCTTTACTTCGCCTGCGTCAACAACACCCTCTCCCAGGAAGGCCTGGGCACCGCCGTCCACGAGATCCTGGGACACGGCAGCCACGCCCACTTTTTCAACCAAAAGCAGCGCTTCGGCCCCTACCGCAACCCCGGCGGCATGGAAGTCGCCGAGCTGGCCTCCATGAGCATGGAGCTGATGGCCACGCAGCACATGGACGTCGTCTACCGGGACCCCGTGGACCAATGCCGCGCCCAGCGGCACATGATCGAGGGCTTCTTCGGCTACGTCGTGGAGACGGCCGCCACCGACGCCTTCCAGCACTGGGTCTACCGCCACCCCCAAAGCAGCCAGGAAGAGCAGGACGCCGCGTGGCTGGAACAGATGGACCGCTTTGGCGGCATCGAGAACTGGCAGGGCCATGAGGAAACCCGCCAGGGCTGGTGGCAGCGGAAAGCCCACCTCTTCAACATGCCCCTCTACGCCGAATACCTGCCCGCGGCAGTCGGCGCGCTGCAAATGTGGAGCCACTACCTTCAGGACCCCACCGGCACCGTCGACCGCTTCATCCGCTTCACCGAGGCGGGCGGCTCCCGCACCCCCGACAAGCTCTACCACCTGGCCGGCATCCGCTACGATCCCAAGGGGAAGACCCTGGCCGATTCCATGGCGGAGATGGAAAAATTCTACACCCGCCTCCGCATGAAGGAGACGGCGCTGGAGCACGAAAAGGAGCAGCCCGCCCGGGACCTCGGCGGCCTGGTCCGCCCCGTCCCCATCCCCTCCCTTTCCCTGCCCCGGCAAAGAAGCCGCTCCCGGTAGCCGCCCGCCTCCGTAATTATACGGGGTTCGCAACAGCGAATCGCCGTTGTTTGGGCACGTCTTTGGCTTATCCTTGTTCCGTCAGACCATGAAGACGTCGCCCTATCGCCGCCGCGCCTTTTTGCCGGAAAAGGCCGACCTTGCCGACCTCATGGTCCTGGACGACCTCTACCGCCGCCTGCGCGCCGGCCTCCGCGCGGCGCCGGACGCGCCCGCGCTGGAGAAGTGGCTCGACGACTACGGCGAGCTTTTGGCCGCCCTGAGCCAGGAGCGGGAGCGGCGCTACATCGCCCACTCGCTGCAAAAGGACGACGTCGACCTCCAAAGCGCTTACGACCACTTCGCGGAGGTCGTCGCCCCCTGGTGCGAGCCGCGCGACGTGGAGCTGGA
This window contains:
- a CDS encoding M3 family metallopeptidase, translating into MQHFPPFQPLTYELLEGADFSKPRTVKKILGDLHARLKKVKTREDLVSWLQLHDEVQDAAWEQSIELEIEHTADTKNKAVKDAYNHQISKVDPVWEEAYYPILVRLSRKTAFKELPKEYNLFRQTIYSMLRGSTAKNSALQGKETRLAGEYDDVVTQLTVSVDGEKVTPHRLRHLLEGSDRRKRQEAWEKEQAIRLAHRGQFDEIFRRQVDLRQQQAQNARFTFHQEDGRKAGDYLRFNFSEKEARYTPEDIETLHQAIADYMVPFVRSYQEDRRKRLVADGQLRPREKMRPWDMTAEPGTRTPLQPFLDERDFNKKLVALAHAIDPRLTPPVTEAILDGRLDIGDRKGKTACYGFCQVLPLSRLYFACVNNTLSQEGLGTAVHEILGHGSHAHFFNQKQRFGPYRNPGGMEVAELASMSMELMATQHMDVVYRDPVDQCRAQRHMIEGFFGYVVETAATDAFQHWVYRHPQSSQEEQDAAWLEQMDRFGGIENWQGHEETRQGWWQRKAHLFNMPLYAEYLPAAVGALQMWSHYLQDPTGTVDRFIRFTEAGGSRTPDKLYHLAGIRYDPKGKTLADSMAEMEKFYTRLRMKETALEHEKEQPARDLGGLVRPVPIPSLSLPRQRSRSR